ATCATCCATGGGAAATGAAATATCCCCAATATTTACGGATATTCTTTCAATATGTGATGAAATGGGTCTAATCGGCGGGACAATGTTTGCAATTGATGGATGCAAAATACCTTCAAACGCGTCAAAAGAATGGAGTGGCACAAAGGCCGATTTTATTAAAAAGAAAGAAAAGATAGAAAATAAAGTAAAGTCCCTGATGAAACAGCATAAAGAAAAAGATAATGAAGAAAAAAAAGATAAAGATGATGAAGACAGAAATAAACGCATAACTAACCTGAAAAGCAAAATAGAAAAGATCACAAAATGGATAAATGAAAATGATGATAAAGCCGGGGTTAAAGGTAATATAAGAAAAAGCAACATAACAGACAACGAGAGCGCGAAAATGCCTTCATCCCATGGAGTAATACAGGGTTATAACGGAGTAGCCGTGGCTGACAAGAAACACCAAGTAATTTTAACCGCCGAAGCTTATGGTAACGGTAACGAACAAAAAGTATTAAAAGATGTTCTGAACAAGACGGAAGAAAATCTAAAAGATATAGGAAAAAACGAGG
The sequence above is drawn from the bacterium genome and encodes:
- a CDS encoding transposase, which codes for MARYKNYSYEQTIMVPVRYDRQIIPGSFEEAINRIVDEHLDLEVFETRYKNDATGRKAYNPAILLKITLLAYSKGITSSREIEELCNENVVFMALSADSHPDHSTIASFISSMGNEISPIFTDILSICDEMGLIGGTMFAIDGCKIPSNASKEWSGTKADFIKKKEKIENKVKSLMKQHKEKDNEEKKDKDDEDRNKRITNLKSKIEKITKWINENDDKAGVKGNIRKSNITDNESAKMPSSHGVIQGYNGVAVADKKHQVILTAEAYGNGNEQKVLKDVLNKTEENLKDIGKNEDFLIGGLERGLET